A stretch of Paraburkholderia phenazinium DNA encodes these proteins:
- a CDS encoding 2-keto-4-pentenoate hydratase, producing the protein MNFTDTSLLSQRLAEARARHQTLDSLPPEQIPADFGAAYAIQHEILRLSGSEIGGWKIGSKSETGPIQGAPLPAADVYEDGARLPRDAFTPLALELEIAFRFGRRFEPAQEPYSEAEVLAGIGSFGTTIEIVASRYAAWPNVDKLAQLADLQNNGALVVGEFVPYREDFPFVAPSLRFSFEGRNVVVEAAKNPAGDPRRLLTWLVNHCAVVRGIAVTPEMVITAGSYTGMFFPQSAGTASGRIEGLAPISVTLF; encoded by the coding sequence ATGAACTTTACCGATACCTCCCTCTTGAGCCAGCGCCTCGCCGAAGCGCGAGCACGTCATCAGACGCTCGACAGCCTGCCGCCGGAACAGATACCGGCCGATTTCGGCGCTGCCTATGCGATCCAGCACGAGATCCTGCGCTTGTCGGGCTCGGAGATCGGCGGCTGGAAGATCGGTTCGAAGTCCGAAACAGGACCGATCCAGGGTGCGCCGCTGCCCGCAGCCGACGTCTACGAAGACGGCGCCAGGCTGCCGCGCGACGCCTTCACGCCGCTCGCACTCGAGCTGGAAATCGCGTTCCGTTTCGGCCGCCGTTTCGAACCGGCGCAGGAGCCTTATAGCGAAGCCGAAGTGCTGGCGGGTATCGGATCGTTCGGTACAACGATAGAAATCGTCGCAAGCCGCTACGCCGCATGGCCGAACGTCGACAAGCTCGCTCAACTCGCCGATTTGCAGAACAACGGCGCGTTGGTGGTCGGCGAGTTCGTGCCGTATCGGGAAGACTTTCCGTTTGTCGCACCGTCGCTACGGTTCAGCTTCGAGGGGCGCAACGTGGTGGTCGAGGCCGCCAAAAATCCGGCCGGCGACCCGCGCCGGCTGCTTACGTGGCTCGTGAATCACTGTGCAGTGGTTCGGGGCATTGCTGTCACTCCGGAGATGGTGATTACGGCCGGCTCGTACACGGGGATGTTTTTCCCGCAGAGCGCAGGCACGGCAAGCGGTCGCATTGAAGGGCTTGCTCCAATCAGTGTGACGCTGTTCTAA
- a CDS encoding MFS transporter translates to MKRFRVTSASSIVLVMLCIMYFITYLDRVNVSTAAAGFGKEFQLSHTQIGLVFSAFAYPYLVFQIIGGWVSDRFGAKRTLICCGAVWAVATILTGLAGGLTSLLAARLLLGFGEGATFPAATAAMARWVAKEKRGFAQGITHAASRIGNAVAPGAIVLVMATWGWRESFYICGLFSLLWVIVWAVTFTEHPKDHPRITSDELEVLPVPKPRAAKVPWMALFRRMAPVTIVYFCYGWTLWLFLSWIPQYFLHSYHLDLQKSALFASTVFFAGVLGDTLGGIVTDKIFTRTGSLKRARSWMVSICMLLTLIVLVPLMFAHNLYVSMACLSAGFFFAEMTIGPMWAIPMDIAPEYSGTASGMMNTGSALAAIISPVVGGFLIDRFGSWELPFLGSMLLMGIGVVLAFRMQPESKFGQSAAAGAQPAPGLNV, encoded by the coding sequence ATGAAGCGGTTTCGTGTGACCAGTGCGAGCAGTATCGTTCTAGTGATGCTCTGCATCATGTACTTCATTACCTATCTTGACCGTGTCAACGTCAGTACCGCAGCAGCTGGGTTCGGTAAGGAGTTCCAACTTTCACATACGCAGATCGGTCTGGTCTTTTCCGCATTTGCGTATCCGTATCTCGTGTTTCAGATCATCGGTGGCTGGGTAAGCGATCGCTTCGGCGCGAAGCGGACTCTGATCTGCTGCGGTGCGGTGTGGGCGGTGGCGACGATTCTGACCGGTCTCGCCGGCGGCCTCACATCGCTGCTTGCCGCGCGGTTGCTGCTCGGCTTCGGTGAGGGCGCGACGTTTCCTGCCGCGACCGCCGCGATGGCGCGTTGGGTCGCGAAAGAGAAACGCGGTTTCGCGCAGGGCATCACACACGCGGCCTCGCGTATCGGCAATGCGGTCGCGCCCGGCGCGATCGTTCTGGTGATGGCCACCTGGGGCTGGCGTGAGTCGTTCTACATCTGTGGGCTGTTCAGCCTGCTCTGGGTGATCGTCTGGGCGGTGACCTTCACCGAGCATCCGAAAGACCATCCGCGCATCACGTCCGATGAACTCGAAGTGCTTCCGGTACCCAAGCCGAGAGCTGCCAAGGTGCCGTGGATGGCCCTGTTTCGTCGCATGGCCCCGGTCACGATCGTCTACTTTTGTTATGGCTGGACCTTGTGGCTGTTCCTGAGCTGGATCCCCCAATACTTTCTGCATAGTTATCACCTCGACCTGCAGAAGTCGGCCCTGTTTGCCTCGACAGTGTTCTTCGCGGGCGTGCTCGGCGATACCCTCGGCGGCATCGTCACGGACAAGATTTTCACTCGCACAGGCAGCCTGAAACGTGCGCGTAGCTGGATGGTGTCCATCTGCATGCTGCTGACGCTGATCGTGCTGGTGCCGTTGATGTTTGCGCACAACCTGTACGTCTCGATGGCGTGTCTGTCCGCTGGGTTCTTCTTTGCGGAAATGACGATCGGACCGATGTGGGCGATCCCGATGGACATTGCACCGGAATATTCAGGCACTGCTAGCGGCATGATGAACACGGGCTCGGCGCTAGCCGCGATCATTTCGCCGGTCGTGGGCGGGTTCCTGATTGACCGCTTCGGTAGTTGGGAACTGCCGTTTCTCGGCAGCATGCTGTTGATGGGGATCGGTGTCGTACTGGCCTTCCGCATGCAGCCGGAAAGCAAGTTCGGACAGAGCGCGGCAGCGGGCGCTCAACCGGCGCCGGGCCTTAATGTCTGA